A DNA window from Aphelocoma coerulescens isolate FSJ_1873_10779 chromosome Z unlocalized genomic scaffold, UR_Acoe_1.0 ChrZ_unloc_scaf_1, whole genome shotgun sequence contains the following coding sequences:
- the LOC138103940 gene encoding uncharacterized protein DKFZp434B061-like — protein sequence MAELPLPAGLDARTFPAKLWRLANSPRVRSVRWDSQGQGLLIDRALFEQELLSPAGPHGAGREGAAMSPDAFKATRFRSFLCQLSRYGFHEAAGRVGAAVPGDAGAMVHFRNPSFRRDRPHLLLCIRRCTRAKRQRPAAGREERRRPRSRFQEPRRAAPSRQNLAAASPEGSELPPGPSRRSAGAQESGASPAPPKKVSATSRLPGASSEEPSIALIRKFHLRKLTIPLVRVDLKRRPELMVRLVCIDHQATSRALRESSSCTSSEQHTPARSPSAPSCQNLAAASPVVSELPPGPSSTSAGAQEREASPAPPKKVFVTSELLGVSSEEPGKRQVQRQPELIIPPVPGDHQGTSVALLESSSCTSEQHTPAYSPSATPGHPAPSAPAGCAGWAAWTASSWAWNSPGEEELPPLDLDLVLETLEEMLSSSLPERSPLAQDNSGGEAVRKAAAEGALTGTESCRNSSLEPEEPDIHLIYLSRRAALRGEKRPRESL from the exons ATGGCCGAGCTGCCGCTGCCCGCCGGGCTCGACGCCCGCACCTTCCCCGCCAAGCTGTGGCGCCTGGCGAACAGCCCCCGCGTCCGCTCCGTGcgctgggacagccagggccaggggctgctcatCGACCGCGCCCtctttgagcaggagctgctcagcccgGCCGGCCCCCACGGGGCGGGCCGAGAGGGGGCGGCCATGTCCCCGGACGCCTTCAAAGCCACGCGGTTCCGCAGCTTCCTTTGCCAGCTGAGCCGCTACGGCTTCCATGAGGCGGCGGGCCGCGTTGGCGCGGCTGTGCCGGGCGATGCCGGGGCCATGGTCCACTTCAGGAACCCCAGCTTTCGCCGCGACCgcccccacctcctcctctgcatCAGGCGCTGCACCAGAGCCAAGAGGCAGCGACCTGCGGCCGGGCGGGAGGAGCGCAGGCGCCCGCGCAGCCGCTTCCAGGAGCCCCGCAGGGCCG CTCCCTCGCGCCAGAACCTCGCTGCTGCCTCACCTGagggttcagagctgcctccaggccCTTCCAGGCGAAGTGCAGGTGCTCAGGAGTCTGGGGcttccccagcacctcccaagAAAGTGTCTGCAACCTCCAGACTTCCAGGGGCTTCATCAGAGGAACCATCAATCGCCCTCATTCGCAAATTTCATCTGCGTAAGCTCACCATTCCGCTGGTTCGCGTGGACCTGAAACGCCGCCCTGAGCTCATGGTTCGCCTGGTTTGCATCGACCATCAAGCCACTTCCAGGGCCCTTCgcgagagcagcagctgcacgtCCTCAGAGCAGCACACTCCAGCCCGCAGCCCATCAG CTCCCTCGTGCCAGAACCTCGCTGCTGCCTCACCTGTGGtttcagagctgcctccaggccCTTCCAGTACAAGTGCCGGTGCTCAGGAGCGTGAGGcttccccagcacctcccaagAAAGTGTTTGTCACCTCCGAACTTCTTGGGGTGTCATCAGAGGAGCCAGGCAAGCGCCAAGTTCAACGCCAGCCTGAGCTCATCATTCCACCGGTTCCTGGAGACCATCAGGGCACTTCTGTGGCTcttctggagagcagcagctgcacttcaGAGCAGCACACCCCAGCCTACAGCCCATCAG CCACACCAGGCCATCCAGCccccagtgctccagctggctgtgctggctgggcaGCATGGACAGCCTCCAGCTGGGCATGGAATAGTCCTGGGGAAGAGGAATTGCCACCGCTGGATCTGGACCTTGTGCTTGAGACGCTGGAGGAGATGCTTTCGTCCTCCCTGCCTGAGAGGTCTCCCTTGGCTCAG gaCAATTCAGGAggggaggctgtgaggaaggctgcagcagagggagctttGACTGGCACCGAGAGCTGCAGGAACAGTTCCCTGGAACCCGAGGAGCCTG ataTCCATCTGATCTACCTCTCCAGGAGGGCTGCCTTGCGTGGGGAGAAGAGACCGAGGGAGAGCCTGTGA